The genomic stretch AATCGAACCGGCCTGAAAGAGAGTATTCAATGTCACCGGCTCTTTGGTTTCCGCATCTTTCAAACCATAAGCTTTCGACCACACGATCTTAAAATCATGAATAATGGCGAGGCTCACACCTGGAACTTTGTAGTGCTGCATGCGTTCTGTCAGCGTCCACGCCGGTTCGCCTTTGATCAAGACCTGGGGCAGTAATCCGTTTTCAACGCGCAGCATGCGCAATTCGAGATCGGATTGCGCGGCGAGTGCCGTGGCAACGACAGCGAGACAGAAAAACAGGCGCCCAATTTTTATATGCATATTCTTTTCCTTTCCTGAATGTTCGGTGGGAAGAGGCTCAAAAGACTGTCAAACTGGTCATGGCGGCAGGGGTAAGACGATGAAGGAGCGGCAATAGTTGGCAAGAGTAATTAGCCGGTCAGCGGTGTAAGCTATGCGGCAATAACTTTTTCCATGGAAGGATTGATCACCGCCAGGTTGCGAAACGTGTGTGGGTCAATTTCGATAAAACGGCATACCGGCTCTGCTAGAAGAATTTGGCGAACGATTTTTTGCAACTCCTCCGGCGTCGAGGAAAAATCGTTCAAGGGGATAGTTGTTTGTGTTTTGAGTTTTGAATAGTCGATAAAAGTCAAGCCCAATGGCTCGCCTGAGCTGCGATCGAAACGCAGCAATATATTCGCATGTAAATTGAGCCCCACGCCTTTTCGCCCTTCCTGGCCAAAGGTTACATACAAAATATCGTCTTCACGCTGGTAGTTCAGGATAATGCGATCGCTTTGCATAGTTCATACCTGCTAAAAATGATTTTGATATGCTGTCATGACGAAGTTGTTTTGCGTTTCATGGCCTTCTTCACTGAAGCGCTGTCCGAATTTGACGACAACTACGACATGGTTGTTGATATCAAATAGATTACGAAATGGTTTCGTGTAAAAATATTTGCGGGGATCGAATTCGTCTTGTGTTCGTTTTCCATCGCGAATGGTCTGCCTCACATGCTCGTCATACCCGATCATGTCTGGATGTTCTTCGTAGATATGATCCCAACGTTCATCTGTGATGTAAATGGTATTGCCATAACGATCCTGCAAGTATTCTTTTCCCATCTTATTCTCTCGCAGAATTTGCATAGAATAATATTCTACAGAAACAATAGCAACGCCTTTCTTATCGCAGCACAAAACCTTCCTTCAACGGATCCTCGGGATCGATCCAAAATTCATGGCGCCCGGTGATGAATGCGCGGCCTTCGACTTCGGGGATGATGGCGGCATGCGGCCCGAATGACTTCGTGCTGACGACTCTGCCGGCGAAGCGGCTGCCGATGATGCTTTCAATCTCAATCGCTTGATTCAGTTTGATCTCGCCGCGCGCAAAATGAATCGCCAAGCGGCCGCTGACGCCGGTGCCGGTCGGGCTGCGATCGACCTCGCCCTCGGCAAAGATGCAGACGTTACGGCTGTGCGCTCCCCGCTGTTCCGCCGGTCCGATGAAAATCGTGCCGTAGAGAAAATTGAGATCTTTCTCAAAGGGATGTTCGATTTGCCGGGATTGCATCACCGCGGCTTTGATCATCATGCCTTTGTCGATCAACTCGCGAAAATGCGCGGGCGTACATGTCAAACCAACTTGCGCGACATCGACATACGCATAAAACGCACCGCCAAAGGCGAGATCATACTCGATCACGCCCAAGCCCGGCACTTTGACTTTCTCATTTAACGCAACGACGAACGACGGCACGTTGCGAAAATAAACACTGCTCACTTTGCCGTTGTGAATGCGCGCAAACGCGGTCACGAGTCCCGCCGGCGTGTCGATCTTCACTGTGGTTTCCGGCGTTTTAATCGGCAGCATGCCGGTTTCGAGCACGACTTTCGTGACCGCGATAATGCCATGCCCGCACATCGTGCTGTAGCCTTCATTGTGCAAAAACAACACGCCGAAATCTGCTTCGGCGGAAACCGGAGGTGTGAGCAGGCAGCCGTACATATCCGCATGGCCGCGCGGCTCCCACATCAATGCGGTGCGGAGATGATCCCAATGTTCCTTTGCCTCGCGGCGTTTCGCGAGAATGGCGCCGCCGGCGAGTTCGGGAAAACCGCCGATGATCACCCGCAGCGGCTCGCCTTCGGCATGCGCATCAATCGTGGTGATTTTTTGCCAGTCGGCAGGCGGCTGCCAGTGGTGAGGAGATCGTGCGAAGTCGTTTTTCATAATTAATCGTTTGTAGACCGCTTGTAATCGCTTGTAGTCGCGCCTTCAGGCGCTCAACGTGAATGATTGCGACCAATGTGTGTGCGCCTGATGGCGCGACTACAAACATGCTTCAAAACACATCCCACTTCTCACCATAATTTTTAATCGGGTATTTCTTCCAAATTTCAACCAGCCAATCCCGCCCCTTTTCTGCCAAATACCAATTGAAGCTTGACCATTCCCATTCGTCGATGCGCTTGACATAGCCATGCTTGACGGGATTGTAATGCACGTAATTCAGCGTTGTGTAAAAATGCGCTTCCCCGCGAATCATGCGATCACTAAACTGGTACCAAACCGTGCGCTTTCCGGTTAGCCGATCTTCAAGATTCCATTGGCGCGCGGTGGCGCCGTGCAAGCGATTGAACAAAAGCGGCAGTTTGGCGAACACCGGTACATAGGCCATGACATGATAATGATTTAGCAGAAAAACCCAACCCGCAGTTTGGAGCTCAAATTCGGCAAATTTTTCAAAGGCCTTGGCCTGAA from Cytophagia bacterium CHB2 encodes the following:
- a CDS encoding proline racemase, with amino-acid sequence MKNDFARSPHHWQPPADWQKITTIDAHAEGEPLRVIIGGFPELAGGAILAKRREAKEHWDHLRTALMWEPRGHADMYGCLLTPPVSAEADFGVLFLHNEGYSTMCGHGIIAVTKVVLETGMLPIKTPETTVKIDTPAGLVTAFARIHNGKVSSVYFRNVPSFVVALNEKVKVPGLGVIEYDLAFGGAFYAYVDVAQVGLTCTPAHFRELIDKGMMIKAAVMQSRQIEHPFEKDLNFLYGTIFIGPAEQRGAHSRNVCIFAEGEVDRSPTGTGVSGRLAIHFARGEIKLNQAIEIESIIGSRFAGRVVSTKSFGPHAAIIPEVEGRAFITGRHEFWIDPEDPLKEGFVLR
- a CDS encoding transposase produces the protein MPYEYRRMTLAQREATLKERVDKGYPLHAPPHPIKEKSYYLLTAANFEHRHIMAKAQRRTEFQAKAFEKFAEFELQTAGWVFLLNHYHVMAYVPVFAKLPLLFNRLHGATARQWNLEDRLTGKRTVWYQFSDRMIRGEAHFYTTLNYVHYNPVKHGYVKRIDEWEWSSFNWYLAEKGRDWLVEIWKKYPIKNYGEKWDVF